The following coding sequences lie in one Lolium perenne isolate Kyuss_39 chromosome 2, Kyuss_2.0, whole genome shotgun sequence genomic window:
- the LOC127336564 gene encoding AT-hook motif nuclear-localized protein 10, whose translation MDGRDQQQPPPPQPPRLGSPPATAGVMMPQNAYGPAPAMSPGSANVMQGMPLAFNPMASPTASPAMKPAEMPVAMYRPDSGQPGIQQQHPGSGAGAIVISGSGGELVKKKRGRPRKYGPDGTLGMGPKPATEAGRQSGGAGSKSNSNPDGKRRGRPPGSGKKKQLDALGSSGTSFTPHIITVKPNEDVASKILSFSQQGPRTTCIISATGSLCTATLRQPATSGGIVTYEGHYEILSLSGSYLLAEDGDTRSRTGGLSVALAGRDGRIVGGSVAGMLMAATLVQVVVGSFIAEGKKPKEEQVKREPTSAPMQTAGFVAAASAASPASDGTSSDHSDDPGSPMGPSPNGSALNNAGHPIHASYAPVGWSLSGNQSRYDPDLKIMND comes from the exons ATGGACGGACGGGATCAGCAGCAGccaccgccgccgcagccgccgcgCCTGGGCTCGCCGCCGGCGACCGCGGGCGTCATGATGCCGCAGAACGCCTACGGCCCCGCGCCGGCCATGTCGCCGGGCTCCGCGAATGTTATGCAAGGGATGCCGCTCGCCTTCAACCCCATGGCGTCGCCCACCGCCTCGCCGGCGATGAAGCCGGCGGAAATGCCGGTGGCCATGTACCGGCCCGATTCCGGCCAGCCGGGCATCCAACAACAGCATCCGGGCAGCGGCGCTGGCGCCATCGTCATCAGCGGCAGTGGCGGGGAGCTcgtgaagaagaagagggggaggcCGAGGAAGTATGGTCCGGACGGGACCCTCGGCATGGGGCCGAAACCTGCCACCGAGGCGGGCAGGCAGTCCGGCGGTGCAGGTTCGAAGTCGAACTCGAATCCTGACGGGAAGCGCAGAGGGCGCCCCCCTGGGTCTGGGAAAAAGAAACAACTCGACGCCTTAG GTTCTTCCGGGACATCATTTACTCCTCACATAATAACCGTGAAGCCAAATGAG GATGTTGCTTCAAAAATATTGTCCTTTTCGCAACAAGGTCCACGCACTACATGTATAATCTCAGCAACTGGTTCGCTGTGCACAGCAACACTCCGTCAACCAGCAACCTCTGGTGGGATAGTAACATACGAG GGCCACTATGAAATTCTCTCTCTGTCGGGCTCATATCTGCTTGCCGAGGATGGTGACACTCGTAGCAGGACCGGTGGTTTGAGCGTGGCACTGGCTGGAAGGGATGGACGTATTGTAGGAGGCAGTGTTGCTGGAATGCTTATGGCTGCCACGCTCGTCCAG GTTGTGGTGGGCAGCTTCATTGCTGAAGGTAAAAAGCCCAAGGAAGAACAAGTGAAACGTGAGCCAACGTCAGCACCGATGCAGACAGCCGGCTTTGTTGCAGCAGCCTCAGCTGCTAGTCCTGCATCCGATGGAACATCGAGTGATCACTCTGATGACCCAGGGAGCCCCATGGGACCTAGTCCTAACGGCAGCGCGTTAAACAACGCAGGCCATCCCATTCACGCTTCATATGCTCCTGTGGGCTGGTCCCTTTCCGGGAACCAAAGCCGCTACGATCCAGACCTGAAGATCATGAACGACTAA